ACGCACCTCCACCCTTTCGGCCATGTCTTGATGCCAGACCACTCCATCGGCGCGCTCCAGCCAGTAGCGCTGCAACGCGGCACGATCAAACAATCCGTAGTCGATCCCATGGGCATGGCTCTGATCCTGAGCCGTTGTTCCGCCTGCGCCGAAGTAACTGACGGTGTCGCTCCAGCGGTGCTCCAACAGCCGCTCGAGCCCCACTGCTTTGAGTTCATCAGCCCAGATGCCGTAGGTGTTCGGCCAGGGATCGTCGACCGGATCGGGAGCGACGCCTGCGACAGCCACACCCCGTTGGTTCAGCTCAGAAGCGATGCAGAGGGCAGCAGGTCCGCCCCCCAGCACCAACACATCCAACGGCTGGGCCAAGGTCAGCTGTCCTGATCAGGTGCAGCCTCACCGGCAGCGCTGTTGTCGTTATCTGCATTGTCGTCGACTTCACTGTCGTCGTCGGCTTCCGGCGGCACCAGCACCACCTTGAGCAGCCGATCACCTTTGTCCAGCTTTTGGAGACGAACACCCGTGGCTGCTCGGGATTGCTGGGGAATGGCATCAGCGCTGGTGCGCACGATCACCCCCTTCTCGCTCACCAGCAGCAATTCCTCTCCGGCACCGAGCACACTCAGCCCCACCAGCTCGTCGGCGTCGGTGCGGAACTTCATCGCCCGCAGGCCCATACCGGCACGCTTCTGCAAACGGAATTGCGTCACCGGCACACGCTTGCCCAGACCCGAACCTGAGGCAACCAGAACCCAGGGGCCCTCACTCACCGAATCCTCCTCTTCCTCTGCGCTGGCGGCCACCTGATCGGCGAGTTCCACCGGCAGCACATCCATGCTCACCAGGGCATCACCATCCCGCAGATTCATCGAACGCACACCGCGTGCTGTGCGTCCCAGGGGCCGCAGCTCCTCATCGCTGAGGCGGAAGTGGATGGTCATCCCGGCTTTGGAGCCGATCAAAACGCTGTCGCCGGGCACCGCCAGGCGCACCCAGGTGAGGGCATCGCCCTCTTCCAGGTTGATGGCGATCAGGCCATTGGAGCGGATGTTGCTGAAGGCCGAAAGGCTGGTGCGCTTGATGAAGCCCCCTGTGGTGAGCATCAGCAGATCGGTGTCGTCGCTGAACTCCGACACGGGAATCAACGATGTAATCGCCTCCTCCCTGGGAATCGGCAGCAGCTGCACCACCGGGGTGCCCTTTGCCGTGCGGCTGCACTGGGGCACGCGGTAGGCGGGCAGGGCATACGACACACCGCGGTCGCTAAACAGCACCAAGGTGTCGTGGTCGTTGCAGCTGATGAACAGCTTCACCGCATCTTCACCCTGGCTGCGGGTGCCGGCCTTGCCACGGGTGCCGCGACTGGTGGCCTCAAATTCGCTCACCGGCATCCGCTTGAGATAACCGGTCTCGGTGAGCAGCACCACCGAACGCTCATTGGCGATCAGGTCGATGTCGGAGAGGCCGCCGCCAAGGTCGAGGATTTCGGTGCGGCGTGGTGTCGGGTAGCGCTCCTGCAGCTGACCGAGCTCGTCCTGGATGATCCCGAACACCCGCTCACGCCGGCCAAGGATGTCCTTGTAATCAGCGATCTTGGTGACAAGATCCTCGTGCTCGAGCCGGATCTTGTCAGCCTCCAGAGCCGTCAGACGACGCAGCTGCATCTGCAAGATGGCATCGGCCTGGACGTCGGAGAGGCCATGGCGCTCCTGCAGCTGTTGGCGTGCAGTTGCCGTATCGGGAGCGGCCCGGATCAAGGCAATGATCGGATCCAGCTGATCGAGCGCCAGCAGCAGGCCCAGCAGGATGTGGTCGCGCTCTTCGGCCTTGCGCAGCAGATAGCGGGTGCGGCGCTCGATCGTCTCGACCCGGAAGTCGAGAAACACCTCGAGCATCTTGCGCAGGGTGAGCAGGATCGGCTCACCGTTCACCAACGCCAGCATGTAAGCGCTGAAATTGCTCTGCAGCGGGGTGAGCTTGAACAGGTTGTTCAGCACCACCTGCGGGTAGGCGTCACGGCGCAGTTCCACCACGATCCGCATGCCATCGCGGTCGCTCTCATCGCGGATGTCGGAGATGCCCTCGAGCTTCTTGTCGTTGACCAGCTCGGCGATGCGCTCGATCAGCGCCGCTTTGTTGGTCTGATACGGCAACTCAGTGATGATCACGGCATCGCGATCGGGGCGTCCCGGCACCTCAAGCGTTTCAATGTTGGCAACCCCGCGCATCGTCACCGAGCCGCGGCCACCCAGGTAGGTCTCGCGGATGCCTTCACGCCCCAGGATCTGACCGCCGGTGGGGAAATCGGGGCCGGGGATCAGCTGGATTAACTCCTGATCCGTGATGTCGGGATTGGCGATCAACGCCAGCAACCCGTCAATCAGCTCATTGAGGTTGTGGGGCGGAATGTTGGTGGCCATCCCCACCGCGATTCCTGCCGAACCATTCAGCAGCAGCTGCGGGATCCGGGCCGGCAGCACCGTGGGCTCCTGCTGGGATCCATCGAAGTTGTCGGCGAAATCAACCGTCTCCGCCTCGATGTCCTCCAGCAGGCTGTCGGTGGTGAGCGCCCGCAACCGCGATTCGGTGTACCGCATGGCTGCCGGTGGATCGTTGTCCACGGAGCCGAAATTGCCATGCCCATCAATGAGGGGCATAGACATGGAGAAGTCCTGGGCCATGCGCACCAGGGCGTCGTACACAGCGGTGTCGCCGTGGGGATGGTATTTACCAAGCACTTCGCCCACCACACGGGCGCATTTGCGATAGGGCCTGTCGCTGGTGAGGCCCAGCTCGTACATCGCATAAAGGATCCGGCGATGCACGGGCTTGAGGCCATCGCGGGCGTCGGGCAAGGCCCGACCCACGATCACACTCATCGCGTACTCCAAATAGGAGCGCGACATCTCGTTGCGTAAGTCCGTCTGAATAATCCGATCGTCGGAACCGCCAGGACCGCCGCCGACAGGCCCCACAGAATCCGTCATACGTGCATCAGACGTCCTTTAACAG
The Synechococcus sp. PROS-U-1 DNA segment above includes these coding regions:
- the gyrA gene encoding DNA gyrase subunit A; this translates as MTDSVGPVGGGPGGSDDRIIQTDLRNEMSRSYLEYAMSVIVGRALPDARDGLKPVHRRILYAMYELGLTSDRPYRKCARVVGEVLGKYHPHGDTAVYDALVRMAQDFSMSMPLIDGHGNFGSVDNDPPAAMRYTESRLRALTTDSLLEDIEAETVDFADNFDGSQQEPTVLPARIPQLLLNGSAGIAVGMATNIPPHNLNELIDGLLALIANPDITDQELIQLIPGPDFPTGGQILGREGIRETYLGGRGSVTMRGVANIETLEVPGRPDRDAVIITELPYQTNKAALIERIAELVNDKKLEGISDIRDESDRDGMRIVVELRRDAYPQVVLNNLFKLTPLQSNFSAYMLALVNGEPILLTLRKMLEVFLDFRVETIERRTRYLLRKAEERDHILLGLLLALDQLDPIIALIRAAPDTATARQQLQERHGLSDVQADAILQMQLRRLTALEADKIRLEHEDLVTKIADYKDILGRRERVFGIIQDELGQLQERYPTPRRTEILDLGGGLSDIDLIANERSVVLLTETGYLKRMPVSEFEATSRGTRGKAGTRSQGEDAVKLFISCNDHDTLVLFSDRGVSYALPAYRVPQCSRTAKGTPVVQLLPIPREEAITSLIPVSEFSDDTDLLMLTTGGFIKRTSLSAFSNIRSNGLIAINLEEGDALTWVRLAVPGDSVLIGSKAGMTIHFRLSDEELRPLGRTARGVRSMNLRDGDALVSMDVLPVELADQVAASAEEEEDSVSEGPWVLVASGSGLGKRVPVTQFRLQKRAGMGLRAMKFRTDADELVGLSVLGAGEELLLVSEKGVIVRTSADAIPQQSRAATGVRLQKLDKGDRLLKVVLVPPEADDDSEVDDNADNDNSAAGEAAPDQDS